In Priestia megaterium NBRC 15308 = ATCC 14581, the following proteins share a genomic window:
- a CDS encoding DUF1385 domain-containing protein: protein MSKLQKPAYGGQAVIEGVMFGGKRMMVTAIRRKDQSIDYFHSKRKSNSVLTAFKKIPFLRGIAAIVEASANGTQHLNFSSERYDVNPEDDAQVAEEQQKEKKESKLSLIFGVATIGVISFLFGKVLFTLIPVFLAQLTRPVFTSSVAQVFIEGVFKLLLLLGYIYVISQTPLIKRVFQYHGAEHKVINAYENNAELTVEAVQAQSRLHYRCGSSFILFTVVVGMFVYLLVPTDPLWLRIVDRLALIPVVLGLSFEVLQLTNKVRHVPLLRFLGYPGLWLQLLTTKEPKDDQVEVAIASFKELLRVENERSSTTDEQVV from the coding sequence ATGTCTAAATTACAAAAACCTGCGTATGGTGGTCAAGCCGTTATAGAAGGCGTCATGTTCGGCGGCAAACGTATGATGGTGACGGCTATTCGCCGCAAAGATCAATCTATTGATTATTTTCATTCAAAAAGAAAATCAAATTCCGTACTCACTGCTTTTAAAAAAATTCCTTTTTTACGAGGAATTGCTGCTATTGTTGAAGCCAGTGCAAACGGTACGCAGCACTTGAACTTTTCCTCTGAACGCTATGACGTGAATCCAGAAGATGATGCTCAAGTAGCAGAAGAACAACAAAAAGAGAAAAAAGAATCAAAACTATCTTTAATATTTGGCGTTGCAACTATTGGTGTAATATCCTTTCTTTTCGGGAAAGTACTATTTACATTGATTCCTGTGTTTTTAGCACAATTGACACGTCCTGTTTTCACTTCAAGTGTAGCTCAGGTTTTTATTGAAGGAGTATTTAAACTATTATTGCTCCTTGGCTATATTTATGTGATTTCACAAACGCCACTTATTAAACGGGTGTTTCAATATCATGGAGCAGAACACAAGGTCATTAATGCATATGAAAACAATGCTGAACTTACGGTAGAAGCCGTGCAAGCACAATCTCGACTTCATTATCGCTGCGGAAGTAGCTTTATCCTCTTTACCGTAGTTGTAGGAATGTTTGTCTACCTACTCGTTCCAACGGATCCTCTTTGGTTACGAATTGTGGATCGCCTTGCATTAATCCCAGTTGTCCTTGGTTTATCATTTGAAGTGTTACAGTTAACCAATAAAGTTCGTCATGTCCCTCTTCTTCGCTTTTTAGGTTATCCCGGTTTATGGCTTCAGCTTTTAACAACCAAAGAACCAAAAGATGATCAAGTTGAAGTTGCGATTGCTTCATTTAAAGAACTTTTACGCGTTGAAAATGAACGTTCTTCTACCACTGACGAACAAGTTGTCTAA
- a CDS encoding SA1362 family protein: MRRPFVKPLVYGLIGLGVIGFAFTLITDPAVLLRQAGYIFLFIILFYLVYRFILRPSQTKGQDRGYVRAVKQSKLRQKEKERGSNKVDMHTYRSSNKRPVSKSTKPLKKKKNNSHLTVIEGKKGKKKNRAFF; the protein is encoded by the coding sequence ATGAGACGTCCATTCGTGAAACCACTTGTATATGGTCTAATCGGGTTAGGAGTCATTGGCTTTGCATTTACGTTGATTACAGATCCAGCTGTTTTATTACGTCAAGCAGGTTATATTTTTCTATTTATCATTTTGTTTTACTTAGTTTATCGGTTTATTCTCCGCCCTTCTCAGACAAAAGGTCAAGATAGAGGCTATGTGCGCGCAGTAAAACAATCAAAACTGCGTCAAAAAGAAAAAGAGCGAGGAAGCAACAAAGTTGATATGCATACGTACCGAAGCTCAAATAAGCGCCCGGTATCCAAATCAACGAAACCGCTAAAGAAAAAGAAAAACAACTCACACTTGACCGTCATCGAAGGTAAAAAAGGAAAAAAGAAAAATAGAGCATTCTTTTAA
- a CDS encoding patatin-like phospholipase family protein, which yields MYVDGVFSGGGIKGLALIGALQALEEKGLIFRRLAGTSAGSIICAFVAAGYTSEEIVEMMNEIELSSFLDQRMSFLPSSLTKWLFLYWKMGLYKGERLEKWIAEKLRSRGIRTFADLPDQSLRIIASDLTNSTMLVLPDDLPKYQIDPNRFSVARAVRMSCSIPYFFEPVKLKSTPSSLIVDGGVLSNFPIFLFDDDKSLKKRPVIGVKLSPKDEERERNKIKNAVGLFSALFETMKDAHDARHISKRHEKNIIFLPVNQVFATEFTLTEERKEELIAFGKKRTRAFLKKWCY from the coding sequence GTGTACGTCGACGGAGTGTTTTCAGGTGGCGGTATTAAAGGGCTTGCACTGATTGGCGCGTTACAAGCTCTAGAAGAAAAAGGCTTGATCTTTCGGCGGTTAGCCGGAACGAGTGCGGGTTCCATTATTTGTGCATTTGTAGCAGCCGGTTATACAAGTGAAGAAATTGTTGAAATGATGAATGAAATTGAGTTATCGTCTTTTTTAGATCAAAGAATGTCTTTTTTACCATCAAGCTTGACAAAGTGGCTGTTTTTATATTGGAAAATGGGATTGTATAAAGGAGAAAGGCTTGAAAAGTGGATTGCTGAGAAATTGCGGAGCAGAGGAATTCGTACATTTGCTGATTTGCCTGATCAGTCGCTACGTATTATTGCGTCAGATTTGACCAACAGTACGATGCTTGTTCTTCCGGATGATTTGCCTAAATATCAAATCGACCCGAATCGCTTTTCTGTAGCAAGAGCCGTTCGAATGAGCTGCAGCATTCCATATTTTTTTGAGCCGGTTAAATTAAAATCTACCCCAAGCAGTTTAATAGTCGACGGGGGCGTGTTAAGCAACTTTCCAATTTTTCTGTTTGATGATGATAAAAGTCTTAAGAAGCGACCGGTAATTGGTGTGAAGCTGAGCCCGAAGGACGAAGAAAGGGAACGGAATAAAATTAAAAATGCCGTTGGTTTATTCAGCGCGCTTTTTGAGACGATGAAAGATGCGCACGATGCAAGACATATTTCAAAACGTCACGAAAAAAATATTATCTTTTTACCTGTTAATCAAGTTTTTGCGACAGAATTTACCCTCACAGAAGAACGGAAGGAAGAGCTGATTGCGTTTGGAAAAAAGCGTACAAGGGCATTTTTGAAAAAATGGTGCTATTAA
- the mntR gene encoding transcriptional regulator MntR, which produces MPTPSMEDYIEQIYMLIEDKGYARVSDIADALAVHPSSVTKMVQKLDKDEYLIYEKYRGLVLTAKGQKIGKRLVYRHELLEQLLRIIGVDEKNIYDDVEGIEHHLSWNSIDRIGDLVQYFEENHNRIQDLRNVQKQNEEEQKL; this is translated from the coding sequence ATGCCTACACCGAGTATGGAAGATTATATTGAACAAATATATATGCTAATTGAAGATAAAGGATACGCTCGAGTGTCTGATATTGCTGATGCATTGGCGGTTCACCCCTCATCTGTAACGAAGATGGTTCAAAAGCTAGACAAAGATGAGTACTTAATTTATGAAAAATATCGAGGCCTTGTTTTAACAGCTAAGGGGCAGAAGATTGGAAAACGTCTTGTTTATCGCCACGAGCTTTTAGAGCAGCTGCTGCGCATCATTGGCGTAGATGAGAAAAATATTTATGATGACGTAGAAGGAATTGAACATCATTTAAGCTGGAATTCCATTGATCGAATTGGAGATTTGGTTCAATACTTTGAAGAAAATCATAACCGTATTCAAGATCTTCGCAATGTACAAAAACAAAATGAAGAAGAGCAGAAATTATAA
- a CDS encoding lipoate--protein ligase family protein, giving the protein MKAKWRFIDSNNRSPYYNMALDEALLEWHSKGEIPPTIRFYGWNPPTLSIGYFQKAEKEINFDKVKELGLGFVRRPTGGRGVLHDEELTYSVIVSEEYPNMPKTVTEAYRVISEGLLEGFRSLGLEAYFAIPRSEEEKNSLKNPRSSVCFDAPSWYELVVEGRKIAGSAQTRQKGVILQHGSILLEIDEDKLFSVFNYPNDRVKERMQRAFRSKAVAINAIAGRKISIEEAKEAFYKGFASALDIDLEPYTLSEEEEAYVEELARTKYGSDEWNFKR; this is encoded by the coding sequence ATGAAAGCAAAGTGGAGATTTATTGATTCCAACAACCGTTCGCCTTATTACAATATGGCGTTAGATGAAGCGTTATTAGAATGGCATAGTAAAGGAGAAATTCCACCTACGATTCGTTTTTATGGATGGAACCCTCCAACGCTGTCAATCGGTTATTTTCAAAAAGCTGAAAAAGAAATTAACTTTGATAAAGTAAAAGAATTAGGATTAGGCTTTGTAAGACGTCCAACGGGCGGCAGGGGCGTGCTTCACGATGAAGAGCTTACTTACAGCGTAATTGTATCTGAAGAGTATCCTAACATGCCCAAGACAGTTACAGAAGCATATCGCGTAATCTCTGAAGGTTTACTGGAAGGATTTCGTTCGTTAGGGCTCGAGGCTTATTTTGCTATTCCTCGTTCAGAAGAAGAAAAAAATAGCTTAAAAAACCCTCGTTCGTCCGTGTGCTTTGATGCTCCTTCTTGGTATGAACTAGTTGTAGAGGGCCGCAAGATTGCTGGAAGTGCCCAAACTAGACAAAAAGGAGTTATTCTACAGCACGGCTCTATTCTGTTAGAGATTGACGAAGATAAATTATTCAGCGTGTTTAATTATCCAAATGATCGCGTGAAAGAAAGAATGCAGCGCGCATTTCGTTCTAAAGCGGTAGCCATTAATGCAATTGCGGGCCGCAAAATCTCTATTGAAGAAGCAAAAGAAGCGTTTTATAAAGGGTTTGCTTCTGCTCTTGATATCGATTTAGAACCGTATACACTGTCTGAAGAAGAGGAAGCATATGTAGAAGAACTAGCGCGTACAAAGTACGGATCGGATGAATGGAACTTTAAGCGCTAA
- a CDS encoding rhodanese-like domain-containing protein produces the protein MSAITAVLILLGVIIIYSVVMFFVQRRIMKTLTEEEFRSGYRKAQLVDIREPNEFENGHILGARNIPLSQFRMRIKEFRPDQPVYIYCQSGMRTGRAAQMLRRHGVQEIYDLKGGFKMWNGKVKKKK, from the coding sequence ATGTCAGCAATTACAGCAGTACTCATTTTACTTGGAGTAATCATCATATACTCTGTCGTTATGTTCTTTGTCCAACGTCGCATTATGAAAACGTTAACTGAAGAAGAATTCCGCAGCGGCTACCGCAAGGCACAGCTAGTTGATATTCGTGAACCGAATGAATTCGAAAACGGACATATTTTAGGCGCACGAAATATTCCTCTTTCACAGTTCCGTATGCGCATTAAAGAATTTCGTCCAGATCAGCCTGTCTACATCTATTGTCAAAGCGGAATGCGCACAGGACGCGCAGCACAAATGCTTCGTCGCCACGGTGTTCAAGAAATCTATGATTTAAAAGGCGGCTTCAAAATGTGGAACGGTAAAGTGAAAAAGAAAAAATAA
- the gcvPB gene encoding aminomethyl-transferring glycine dehydrogenase subunit GcvPB has protein sequence MLNQNQSLIFESSKEGRIGYSLPELDVPQVNAEELLGKAYVRTKAPELPEVSELDIMRHYTALSKRNHGVDSGFYPLGSCTMKYNPKVNEQAARIAGFAHIHPLQDEQTVQGALELLYDLQEHLTEITGMDEVTLQPAAGAHGEWTGLMMIRAYHEANGETQRTKVIVPDSAHGTNPASATVAGFETVTVKSNEHGLVDLEDLRRVVGEDTAALMLTNPNTLGLFEEDILEMAEIVHAAGGKLYYDGANLNAVLSKARPGDMGFDVVHLNLHKTFTGPHGGGGPGSGPVGVKADLIPYLPKPVLVKTEQGYHFDYNRPQSIGRVKPFYGNFGINVRAYTYIRSMGPDGLKAVTENAVLNANYMMRRLAEHYELPFDRHCKHEFVLSGKRQKKLGVRTLDIAKRLLDFGYHPPTIYFPLIVEECMMIEPTETESKETLDAFIDAMIQIAKEAEETPEVVQEAPHTTVVKRLDETLAARKPVLRYQKEQAVQNV, from the coding sequence ATGCTTAATCAAAATCAATCACTTATTTTTGAAAGCAGTAAAGAAGGGCGAATCGGCTATTCATTGCCAGAGTTAGATGTGCCGCAAGTAAATGCTGAAGAACTGCTTGGGAAAGCGTATGTGCGTACCAAAGCTCCTGAGCTTCCTGAAGTATCAGAACTCGATATTATGCGTCATTACACCGCGCTTTCAAAACGAAATCACGGGGTAGACTCAGGGTTTTATCCGCTTGGTTCATGTACGATGAAATATAATCCAAAAGTGAATGAACAAGCAGCACGCATTGCTGGGTTTGCGCATATTCATCCGCTTCAAGATGAGCAAACGGTTCAAGGTGCTCTCGAACTTTTATATGATTTACAAGAGCATTTAACAGAAATTACAGGAATGGATGAAGTAACACTTCAGCCAGCAGCAGGTGCTCACGGCGAGTGGACCGGGCTTATGATGATTCGTGCCTATCATGAAGCAAATGGTGAGACGCAGCGAACAAAAGTCATTGTTCCAGACTCAGCTCACGGAACGAACCCGGCTTCGGCAACAGTTGCGGGATTTGAAACGGTAACGGTAAAATCAAACGAACATGGTTTAGTGGACTTAGAGGATTTACGCCGCGTAGTAGGAGAAGATACAGCCGCTTTAATGTTAACAAACCCAAATACGCTGGGATTATTTGAAGAAGATATTTTAGAAATGGCTGAAATTGTTCACGCAGCAGGTGGAAAGCTTTATTATGATGGTGCAAATTTAAACGCAGTATTAAGTAAAGCCCGTCCTGGAGATATGGGGTTTGACGTTGTTCATTTAAATCTTCATAAAACGTTTACAGGCCCTCATGGAGGAGGCGGTCCTGGCTCTGGTCCGGTAGGGGTAAAAGCAGATTTAATTCCGTATTTGCCTAAACCAGTGCTTGTGAAAACAGAACAAGGCTATCACTTTGACTATAACCGTCCTCAGTCAATTGGACGTGTAAAGCCGTTTTACGGCAACTTCGGTATTAACGTTCGCGCTTATACGTATATTCGTTCAATGGGTCCAGACGGCTTAAAAGCGGTGACGGAAAACGCTGTGCTAAATGCCAACTATATGATGCGTCGTTTAGCAGAACACTATGAGCTTCCGTTTGACCGTCACTGTAAGCACGAATTTGTTTTATCTGGCAAACGTCAGAAAAAGCTTGGCGTGCGCACATTGGATATTGCGAAACGACTGCTTGATTTTGGCTATCATCCGCCGACTATCTACTTCCCGCTTATCGTAGAAGAGTGCATGATGATCGAACCAACGGAAACGGAGTCGAAAGAAACGCTAGATGCGTTTATCGATGCGATGATTCAAATTGCAAAAGAAGCAGAAGAAACGCCTGAAGTCGTACAGGAAGCTCCGCATACAACGGTTGTGAAGCGCCTTGATGAAACGCTGGCAGCGAGAAAGCCAGTTCTTCGCTATCAGAAAGAACAGGCTGTTCAAAACGTCTAA
- the gcvPA gene encoding aminomethyl-transferring glycine dehydrogenase subunit GcvPA, with protein sequence MLHRYLPMTEQDQQQMLAAIGVSSVDDLFSDIPQRVRFQGEYNIKKAASEPQLLKELNSMAAKNAHLKDYASFLGAGVYDHYMPVIVDHVISRSEFYTAYTPYQPEISQGELQAIFEFQTMICELTGMDVANSSMYDGGTALAEAAMLSAGQTKKKKVLVSAAVHPESKDVLKTYAKGQYIEVVEIPSADGVTDMIALEKEMGSDVAAVIVQYPNFYGQIEPLKEIEEITHKEKCMFVVSSNPLSLGLLTPPGEFGADIVIGDAQPFGIPSQFGGPHCGYFATTSKLMRKIPGRLVGQTVDENGKRGFVLTLQAREQHIRRDKATSNICSNQALNALAASVAMTALGKQGVKEMALQNLSKTHYAYEALKAKGVNVAFEGPFFNELVVKLPVSVTEANNHLLASKIIGGYDLSRDNQALENHMLLAFTELRTKEEIDQLVNELGDLHA encoded by the coding sequence ATGTTACATCGCTATTTACCAATGACAGAACAAGATCAGCAGCAAATGTTAGCAGCAATTGGTGTTTCATCTGTTGATGATTTATTTTCAGATATTCCGCAGCGCGTTCGTTTTCAAGGAGAATACAATATTAAAAAAGCGGCTTCAGAGCCTCAGCTGTTAAAAGAATTAAATAGTATGGCTGCTAAAAATGCTCATTTAAAAGACTATGCTTCTTTTTTAGGAGCAGGAGTTTACGATCATTACATGCCGGTTATTGTTGATCATGTTATTTCTCGTTCGGAATTTTATACGGCCTATACTCCGTATCAACCGGAAATTTCTCAAGGAGAACTTCAGGCCATCTTTGAATTTCAAACAATGATTTGTGAGTTAACGGGGATGGACGTGGCTAATTCTTCTATGTATGACGGAGGAACTGCTTTAGCAGAAGCCGCTATGCTCAGTGCGGGTCAAACAAAAAAGAAAAAAGTACTTGTCTCTGCGGCTGTTCACCCTGAGTCCAAAGATGTGTTAAAAACGTATGCGAAGGGTCAATACATTGAAGTGGTAGAAATCCCTTCAGCAGACGGCGTAACAGATATGATTGCATTAGAAAAAGAGATGGGGAGTGACGTGGCAGCTGTTATTGTCCAGTATCCAAATTTCTACGGACAAATCGAGCCGTTAAAAGAAATTGAAGAAATTACCCATAAAGAAAAATGCATGTTTGTGGTTTCAAGCAATCCTTTATCATTAGGTTTACTTACGCCTCCTGGAGAATTCGGAGCTGATATTGTCATTGGAGATGCACAGCCATTTGGTATTCCAAGTCAATTTGGAGGCCCGCACTGCGGATACTTTGCAACTACGTCTAAGCTTATGCGAAAAATCCCAGGACGATTAGTAGGGCAAACGGTCGATGAAAACGGTAAGCGAGGGTTTGTTTTAACCCTTCAAGCGCGTGAACAGCATATACGCCGCGATAAAGCGACGTCTAACATTTGTTCAAATCAAGCGTTAAATGCTTTAGCAGCATCAGTTGCAATGACAGCTTTAGGCAAGCAAGGTGTAAAAGAAATGGCGCTGCAAAACTTATCAAAAACGCATTATGCATATGAAGCGTTAAAGGCAAAAGGGGTAAATGTAGCATTTGAAGGACCGTTTTTTAACGAATTAGTCGTGAAGCTTCCGGTTTCGGTAACAGAAGCAAACAATCATTTATTAGCATCAAAAATAATTGGCGGTTATGATCTTAGCCGTGATAACCAAGCGCTTGAAAATCACATGCTGCTTGCTTTTACAGAGCTCCGTACAAAAGAGGAAATTGACCAACTTGTAAATGAATTGGGGGATCTTCATGCTTAA
- the gcvT gene encoding glycine cleavage system aminomethyltransferase GcvT gives MTTELHKTPLYDTYQKYGAKTIDFGGWALPVQFSSIKEEHEAVRTKAGLFDVSHMGEILVTGADSLAFLQHTMTNDVSALVDGKAQYTAMCYEDGGTVDDLLIYKKADQEYLLVVNAANIQKDYEWLVSHKQGDVTLVNQSDETAQLALQGPVAEKVLQTLTNENLALLKPFTFADDVEVANVKALVSRTGYTGEDGFEIYCSSADASHLWTAILEAGSDEGVLPCGLGARDTLRFEATLALYGQELSKDITPIEARIGFAVKTNKDSFIGKEVLKEQRESGAPRKLVGIEMIDKGIPRHGYEVFADEEQIGFVTTGTQSPTLRKNIGLALLSAEYTELGQEVEVQVRKKRLKAKVVSTPFYKRSK, from the coding sequence ATGACAACAGAATTACACAAAACGCCGCTTTATGATACCTATCAAAAATATGGTGCCAAAACAATTGATTTTGGAGGATGGGCTCTTCCCGTTCAATTTTCTTCTATTAAAGAAGAGCATGAAGCTGTACGTACAAAGGCAGGCCTTTTTGATGTCTCTCATATGGGAGAAATTCTTGTAACAGGAGCTGATAGCTTAGCTTTTCTTCAGCACACGATGACAAATGACGTTTCTGCCCTCGTAGATGGAAAAGCGCAGTATACGGCTATGTGTTATGAAGACGGAGGCACGGTAGATGATTTGCTGATTTATAAAAAAGCAGATCAAGAGTATTTGCTAGTCGTAAACGCTGCTAATATTCAAAAAGACTATGAGTGGCTGGTATCTCACAAACAAGGAGATGTAACGCTCGTTAATCAGTCTGATGAAACTGCGCAGCTAGCTTTGCAAGGTCCTGTAGCAGAAAAAGTTTTACAAACGTTAACGAACGAAAATTTAGCTTTGTTAAAGCCATTTACATTTGCTGATGATGTAGAAGTAGCGAATGTAAAAGCTCTCGTTTCACGTACTGGGTACACCGGAGAAGATGGCTTTGAAATTTATTGTTCTTCAGCTGACGCCTCTCACTTGTGGACGGCTATTTTAGAAGCTGGCAGTGATGAAGGTGTGTTGCCTTGCGGATTAGGCGCTCGCGATACGCTTCGTTTTGAAGCTACTTTGGCTTTATATGGTCAAGAGCTTTCAAAAGATATTACGCCCATTGAAGCTCGAATTGGATTTGCAGTAAAAACGAACAAAGACAGCTTTATTGGAAAAGAAGTGTTAAAAGAACAGCGTGAAAGCGGGGCACCTCGTAAGCTGGTAGGAATTGAAATGATTGATAAAGGTATACCAAGACACGGTTACGAAGTATTTGCAGATGAAGAACAAATTGGATTTGTGACAACAGGTACACAGTCACCGACATTAAGGAAAAACATCGGTCTAGCACTATTGTCAGCAGAGTATACAGAGCTTGGTCAAGAAGTGGAAGTGCAGGTTCGGAAAAAACGCTTAAAAGCAAAAGTGGTTTCAACACCTTTTTATAAACGTTCAAAGTAA
- a CDS encoding DEAD/DEAH box helicase — protein MKVKLNIDETWEAAFSTKLEQDGPWSAWDLYKLAYEIEDQTLISEFEGLQSPKHLADLTPLPHQLEVAKQVVETMNGKAILADEVGLGKTIEAGLILKEYMIRGLVKKVLILVPASLVSQWAMELNQKFYIPAVPQRKSYVWDQCDIVVSSIDTAKRSPHREIVLEQDYDLIIIDEAHKLKNNKTKNYEFVQSLKKKFCLLLTATPIQNRIEEIFNLVSLLKPGHLGNKDYFEELFSAKKRSLQNDEHLKELVNKVMIRNRRHDTGIEWTKRIVQTIPVEFSPKERELYDAITSFKGNGLHPSSAFSILTLQREACSSREAVYMTLKNMLERQEDPNSALTEHMITPLMELLQQVPQNAKAEKVLELVQKIDDKVIIFTEYRATQLYLQWYLKQHGITSVPFRGGFKRGKKDWMKQLFESHAQVFIATEAGGEGINLQFCHHIINYDLPWNPMRLEQRIGRVHRLGQKHDVHIYNLAIQHTVEEHILKLLYEKINLFERVVGELDDILTKLDLKNIEEHIQDILFHSRSEGEIKIKMENLTSIIQYEDSEEDQHAAN, from the coding sequence ATGAAAGTGAAATTAAACATCGATGAAACATGGGAAGCAGCCTTCTCAACTAAATTGGAGCAAGACGGACCCTGGTCTGCATGGGATTTGTATAAACTTGCCTATGAAATAGAAGACCAAACGCTTATCTCAGAATTTGAAGGACTACAAAGCCCAAAACATCTAGCCGATTTAACGCCGCTTCCTCATCAGCTCGAAGTAGCCAAACAAGTAGTTGAAACAATGAATGGAAAAGCCATTTTAGCAGATGAAGTAGGACTGGGCAAAACGATTGAAGCAGGGTTAATTTTGAAGGAATATATGATTCGCGGACTTGTTAAAAAAGTTCTCATTTTAGTTCCAGCTTCGCTTGTTTCCCAGTGGGCTATGGAATTGAACCAAAAATTTTATATTCCCGCAGTCCCTCAAAGAAAATCATATGTGTGGGATCAGTGTGACATCGTTGTGTCTTCAATTGATACAGCAAAACGTTCTCCTCATCGAGAAATTGTGCTAGAACAAGACTACGACCTCATCATCATTGATGAAGCTCATAAACTTAAAAACAACAAAACAAAAAACTATGAATTTGTGCAAAGTCTAAAAAAGAAATTTTGTCTGTTGCTAACCGCAACACCGATTCAAAATCGAATTGAAGAAATTTTTAACTTAGTCTCTCTTTTAAAGCCTGGTCATCTCGGCAATAAAGACTATTTCGAAGAATTATTTTCCGCTAAAAAACGCTCTTTGCAAAACGATGAACACTTAAAAGAGCTTGTTAACAAAGTTATGATTCGAAATCGCCGCCACGATACGGGTATCGAATGGACGAAGCGAATTGTTCAAACCATTCCTGTTGAATTCTCGCCGAAAGAACGGGAGCTATACGATGCGATTACATCTTTTAAAGGAAACGGACTCCACCCTTCAAGCGCTTTTTCAATTTTAACCCTGCAGCGAGAGGCCTGCAGCAGCCGTGAAGCGGTGTATATGACATTAAAAAACATGCTGGAACGTCAGGAAGATCCAAACAGCGCATTAACGGAACATATGATTACTCCGTTAATGGAACTACTTCAGCAAGTGCCGCAAAATGCAAAAGCAGAAAAAGTTCTGGAGCTCGTTCAAAAAATTGATGACAAAGTCATTATTTTCACTGAGTACAGAGCAACTCAACTGTATTTACAGTGGTATTTAAAACAGCACGGAATTACCTCTGTACCGTTTAGAGGAGGATTTAAGCGAGGTAAAAAAGACTGGATGAAGCAGCTTTTTGAAAGCCACGCGCAAGTATTTATTGCCACTGAAGCGGGCGGAGAAGGAATCAATCTTCAGTTTTGTCATCATATTATTAACTATGATCTGCCGTGGAATCCAATGCGTCTAGAACAGCGAATTGGAAGGGTCCATCGTTTAGGTCAAAAACATGATGTTCACATTTACAATTTAGCCATTCAACATACGGTCGAAGAACATATTTTAAAATTGTTATACGAAAAAATAAATCTTTTTGAACGAGTTGTTGGAGAGTTAGATGATATTTTAACAAAGCTTGATTTAAAAAATATCGAAGAGCATATTCAAGATATTTTATTTCATTCACGGAGTGAAGGAGAAATAAAAATCAAAATGGAGAACTTGACGTCTATTATTCAATACGAAGACAGCGAGGAGGATCAGCATGCAGCAAACTGA
- a CDS encoding YqhG family protein codes for MQQTDIHQFLKRYFLANNCSIITETPSYLTVQLTIELDKELMNRPFYWHYVEKTGGEANPASLTFITDPAFEDDSVQGERIHFGSPRLHQIFASTQKLGGFIHLYEQVASAQPTNQPLHPWLALNIKVSYKCDRKKDELLSLGINLINGQIIESFHELIIHQNLSSKISDYCFTLSPFIRPKSAIARLTSYVTDYVKAQPTEWAEKAQERWYEDLALLDHFYETAEELPEIYVTEKTALQELYEPTILFKFINGGLFYISPETMSRQFNKTQAG; via the coding sequence ATGCAGCAAACTGATATTCATCAATTTTTAAAGCGTTACTTTCTAGCTAATAATTGTTCTATTATCACAGAAACGCCATCTTATCTAACGGTTCAATTAACGATCGAACTTGACAAAGAGTTGATGAATCGTCCATTTTATTGGCATTATGTTGAAAAGACAGGCGGAGAAGCAAATCCTGCTTCACTCACTTTCATTACAGACCCAGCGTTTGAAGATGATTCTGTTCAAGGAGAACGAATTCATTTTGGTTCACCTAGGCTGCATCAAATTTTCGCTTCTACTCAAAAGCTAGGCGGATTTATTCATCTGTATGAACAAGTTGCATCAGCACAGCCAACAAATCAGCCTTTACACCCTTGGCTTGCGTTAAATATTAAAGTCTCGTACAAATGCGATCGTAAAAAAGATGAGCTCTTGTCGCTTGGCATTAATTTAATCAATGGACAAATTATTGAATCCTTTCATGAATTAATCATTCATCAAAATTTATCATCTAAAATCTCAGACTATTGCTTTACTCTTTCACCTTTTATTAGGCCGAAAAGTGCGATTGCACGACTCACATCATACGTGACTGACTATGTTAAAGCTCAGCCGACTGAATGGGCAGAAAAAGCGCAGGAAAGATGGTATGAAGATTTAGCGCTTCTTGATCATTTTTACGAAACAGCAGAAGAGCTGCCAGAAATATATGTGACCGAAAAAACAGCGCTTCAAGAGCTGTACGAACCGACTATATTATTTAAGTTTATAAACGGTGGCTTATTTTACATATCGCCTGAAACGATGTCTCGTCAATTTAACAAAACACAAGCCGGTTAA
- a CDS encoding YqzE family protein, translating into MKTNDYVKYMTQQFVQYMDQPKEERKTKKIQKKEERAPFANRWFGVIPLSFMLWYRKKKER; encoded by the coding sequence ATGAAAACGAATGATTATGTAAAATATATGACTCAGCAATTTGTACAATATATGGATCAGCCAAAAGAAGAGAGGAAAACGAAAAAAATTCAAAAAAAAGAAGAACGAGCACCTTTTGCAAACAGATGGTTTGGAGTGATTCCGCTGTCGTTTATGCTGTGGTATCGAAAGAAAAAAGAAAGATGA